DNA sequence from the Micropterus dolomieu isolate WLL.071019.BEF.003 ecotype Adirondacks unplaced genomic scaffold, ASM2129224v1 scaffold_229, whole genome shotgun sequence genome:
TTGTATAAAGGTACAGTCATCATAGACGTTAAACTTGTAGTTTAAGAGAAAACATGTGTACTATATTATCCTAGGAATTTGGGAACCCTTACGCACGCGTGCATTTAGAATAGCTGAAAACAACTGAACTGCCTATTCTTTATTTGAACTCATACATAAAGGATGTACTTTATCCGTCACACCAGGCGTGTTACGAAGATGACAAAAACTTTTTGGTGTTATGGTTTCTATTAAGGCTCTTTGTAGCCACAGTTACAGTTACATACCTGCTCCACTTCCTGTCCCACTGTGTTTCCTGCTCCATCCTGGCTTCTGCCGCCCCATCTCACCTGCCACACAGAGTGAGAAGTGCTATGAAGCAGTACTTCAGAAGTGTTGATATAACATCATCTAATCAGGCATAACATGCACAAATGTAAAGATAATCCTTTGCATTGAAGATTGCTTGAATGTCATATCTACATTAGCACAAACAATTATCTCTAAAACATCTCATGACACAAGCTTTTTATTTGGCGGGGAAAAACAAAATCCCTGTCCTACAAATTTGAACAAGCAGCTGAAAAGCAGTTGGTGAAAGATAACACACAGCACGTTCTATTATCCGACCCATTATTTCCCTATAGCTACAGCCACACCAGACTTAACGTTACTGCATTTTGCTGTATGGGCTTTGGCTTGCATGACGCTCAGGAATGGCCTCATTTCTGTCAATGGCAGAAGCTCTGGTAACCCCTCTGCTACGTTGTTAAGGTAGGGCCAGTACCTAAAAAGCAGGAGCGGCATCATGTGAGCGTAACAAAGATCCTTTTTCTCTAACTAACATCACTGTAAAGCTgagaaacattttaatcatgGAGTTGAGTGGACAATAAGGATTACCTGCATGTAACATCTACACAGAAGAAGGTAACATTTGCCTTCTTTGACATCTCTCTGAGAAGAAACATTGGGTAAGCAAATATTTCTCCACGGTAATGGTTTAGTCCTCGTAAGAGAAACCCATGTCTGATAAATCAGAAGAAAATCTAGTGGTTAAGAATCAATTGACCCAGTAAGGCCTGGCTTAAGCACACATCTCTGTCACCTGAGTGCCtataacaaaatatatgatAAATACTTGGCCACTACTACTAAGGATGGATAAATACCACTCTGCAAGCAAACGTGTGAAATGCTTTAAATTTTTACTCAGAATAAGACTTGGACGGGCATTAAAACTCAAATATCAACCTcaagaatcacacacacacacacacacacacacacacttgaacgCCCTCCTCGTCTATCTGAGCACCAGACCTTTTGGATATCTCTCTGCCAGCGGTGAACTTGGCAGTACCGTCCTCATATATGGGTGGCTCCTCAGTCCTGTCCATGATAAGATAACATGCGTCAGTAGTACTACATTTactatttgttaaaatgtatgttATGATCACTGAAAGACAAGTCTAAAATAAACTTCTGAAAAATACCTATACCTACCCTTTTGACTTGCTGAAGCGGTAATGTTTTGGGTTTCCATCAGAGCAGACAGCCAACATGTCTGGAGAACATGCTGGACACTCAAAATGATGGACCTGGCACGTTTCCTCTTCTATGTACTGACAGAAGGTAAACTCAAAAAAGCTTTGCTGAAATGTATCAGCACAGATACTGCCTGCCTGCATATTAAGAGATGTTTGGGTAGGTTTTTTTTGAAGCAATGCCCACAGTTAAATATTAGGTATACAGTAATATGATTTTGTTTATATGTTTCAGTGATATTCAGGCAGACTTACCCTTCCAGCTTGAACAGATCTGTGCTCCAACATTTTCAGGAAGGCCTGCCTGGACATGGCCGGTGCCGTCACCTTCATATGTTCGAATGAGGTGAAGACATCAAACTTGTACAGGGTCTGGCAGCTGCTGCTAGCTGGCCAGTACCGATAAACAAGCAGGTCCTTCACCTCGGGGGTCCGTTCTGCAGAGCGGGAGGGACAAGATTTCCGAGGCAAGCAGAGATCGTATCGTCCTGTGAACAAGTGAATATACTGTAGTAATCAAATTGCAACAGACTGCCTTCTATACAGAGATTCAAATATATGATATATTAGCTATTTGCCTGAAAATGACATGGTGATAAAAAGCTTTGCGTTGCACACAGTGGGAAAGTTCTATTGTACAATAGTACTTGCACAAAAAGGAGGGCTTTCAGAACAACATACCATTGATGGTGACCACAGAAATATGCTTCCCTGGAGTGATTGTGAGGTCACGAGTGCATTCACTAATTGACCTTGGTGCAGGAACAGGCAGCTGACATACTGCAAAACAGAAAGAAGTTATGAAGGGTGTATCTGCAGCTTCTCTTCGGTCCCTTAGATGCATTTCCCAAAACCTCGTATTCAAAATAGAGCTTTAAAACCCAACAATTAATCCAAACTGGCCACAGCACTATTCCAACTGTAACTGTCACTATGTTGAAACAACATGTAAATGCTGaagcacattttgaaaaatattaagACGCAATTGCCTTAACTGGTCAAAGTTATGCTGGTCAGAACTGTCAAAACCAATCAGACTTTTGTTATTCAGCTATTAAATTTCACAATTGCACATTAGAGGTTAGAGAATAAGCTTAGAATGAGATTAGCATTTTAGAAAAAACATCTAAGCCATTTAGAAACACtgttaaatataaacacatgCGCTCTCTACAACAACATTTGAGGAATTACACTATCAGTGCAAGACGATTTGATATAATGCTAATTTTAACATACTTTGTTCACAAAACTGAGCCGGGCCATTTTCATTCACCACCACAGCACTTGTAGGGGGATGGGCTCCAGGAATCCATGGAACACAGCCTCTCTGTCATGGAAGACGTTTCTCTTGTGGGCCTCCATGTCACAGGCAGCACAGAGGAACTCCATGTCCAGCGGTACACAGTCCAGGCACCTAATCACAGCTCCTACAGCACGGCATCTGTTGTTCCCAAGCAGAAACCATTCTGTCTGTTCCCTCCGGAACCTGGACTGCAGTTATGGTGTCCCTTTACTCTTGGAGTCTTgtttctaaaaaacaaaaatatacattCACTTGTCCTTAAAAGGTCTGAACTCATGATTATGATCACACACAAGTATATATCAGTGATACTCTGAGTCTGTAGTGGAACTCACAAAACATAATGCTTGATTATGATTAattaaatgagtaaataaatGGTGGAAATTGGAAAAACTGTAGTGTAGTGTTACTACTGTAACGCTCAGTATTCTCACCAGGACTTGCCAACTCTTGATCTTCTATCTGAAGGCCTTCCTCATGCACAGGATCCCTTCTTCTGGATTGAGAAGCAGCTGCAGAGACAATCATTTTTGCTTAACCCTTTGATCAATATAACATGAAACCAATTCATTTCAAATTGAAAATATTCCATAAGGACTGGAGGCAGGGAAACTAAGCAAAAATaggtataggaaaaattttaaatgttaactcctttgaagttctcactcttaaagttggagggctgcaacctatcatatttgttataatttatcgcccccNNNNNNNNNNNNNNNNNNNNNNNNNNNNNNNNNNNNNNNNNNNNNNNNNNNNNNNNNNNNNNNNNNNNNNNNNNNNNNNNNNNNNNNNNNNNNNNNNNNNATCCTCTCCTGTACCTACTGAACGTGAGCGTTAAAGCGACGAGCGCCAAGAAATTTACTTTACGCAGCGCCTGGATTCACTTTCTTCTCGTCTCTGTTAATTCAGGATAAAGGAGGATTTTTTGGACAACATGTGGACAAAGTGCAAACAACGTATGGTTGACTTGTTTTCAAGCTGTTAATTTTTCACGcgttatcaacatgttaacaaCACGTTAACACATTGACTacgtgttgataacatgttgataacgtgttgataaagtgttgataacgtgttgataaagtgttgataacatgttgataacgtgttgataacgtgttgataacatgttaacgtgttgataacgtgttgataacgtgttgataacatgttgataacgtgttgataacgtgttgataacatgtcgataacgtgttgataacatgttgataacgtgttgataacatgttgataacatgttaacatgttga
Encoded proteins:
- the LOC123967298 gene encoding uncharacterized protein LOC123967298 isoform X3; translation: MKVTAPAMSRQAFLKMLEHRSVQAGRAGSICADTFQQSFFEFTFCQYIEEETCQVHHFECPACSPDMLAVCSDGNPKHYRFSKSKGTEEPPIYEDGTAKFTAGREISKRQHLQVGEIYLRPGNAAETLGGGAEHPGKGDVSAHQVESLRGQTLERIKTSSFGDLTEDATHGLNSVLNRRGGH
- the LOC123967298 gene encoding uncharacterized protein LOC123967298 isoform X1; its protein translation is MKVTAPAMSRQAFLKMLEHRSVQAGRAGSICADTFQQSFFEFTFCQYIEEETCQVHHFECPACSPDMLAVCSDGNPKHYRFSKSKGTEEPPIYEDGTAKFTAGREISKRHGFLLRGLNHYRGEIFAYPMFLLREMSKKANVTFFCVDVTCRYWPYLNNVAEGLPELLPLTEMRPFLSVMQAKAHTAKCSEMGRQKPGWSRKHSGTGSGAERVYTPGCTEELRADIDNVTVTLLRKTQDLYRQHDSNQEEND